GCGTTGCGCGCCTCGTCATGGTGGTGCCGGCGCCCGACGGCAAGCTCAATCCGCTGGTGCTGGCCGCCGCCCATATCGGCGGCGTCAGCGAGATCTATCGCGTCGGCGGCGCGCAGGCGGTGGCCGCGCTCGCCTATGGCACCGCGACGATCGCGCCGGTGGCAAAAATCGTCGGCCCCGGCAACGCCTATGTCGCCGCCGCAAAACGGCTGGTGTTCGGCAAGGTCGGCATCGACATGATCGCCGGTCCCTCCGAGGTGCTGGTCATCGCCGACGATACCGGCAACGCCGACTGGATCGCCGCCGACCTGTTGGCGCAGGCCGAGCACGATGCGAGCGCGCAGTCGATCCTGATCACCGACTCCGCGCGGCTCGCCGCCGATGTCGAAAAGGCCGTCAATGCGCAATTGAAGACGTTGCCGCGCGCCGCGATCGCCGGCGCTTCGTGGGCCGATTTCGGCGCCATCATCACGGTGAAGAACCTGAGCGACGCCATCCCGCTTGCGGACGCCATCGCCGCCGAGCATCTCGAGATCATGACGACGGACCCGGACGCGCTCGCAGGCCAGATCCGCAATGCCGGCGCTGTGTTCCTCGGCGCGCACACGCCCGAAGCGATCGGCGACTACGTCGGCGGCTCCAATCACGTGCTGCCGACCGCGCGTTCGGCGCGGTTCTCTTCGGGGCTTTCGGTGCACGACTTCATGAAGCGTACCTCGATTTTGAAATGCGGCCCCGATCAGCTCCGCGCGCTCGGTCCCGCTGCGATCACGCTCGGCAAGGCGGAAGGGCTGGACGCCCATGCCCGCTCGGTGGGATTGCGCCTCAATCTGTCATGAACAAGCCCGCGCAGGACGACACGCAGAATCGCATCGTCGGCGTCACGCTCGACGAGGAATCGATCGGCCGCTCGGGGCCGGACATCGAGCATGAGCGCGCGATCGCGATCTACGATCTGATCGAGCAGAACCTGTTCGCGCCGGAAGGCGCCGATGGGGAGGGCCCTTTCACGCTGCACATCGGCATCACCGGCAACCGCTTGATGTTCGACATCCGCCGCGAGGACGGCACGCCGGTCGTGGCGCATCTGTTGTCGCTGACGCCGTTCCGGCGGATCGTGAAGGACTATTTCATGATCTGCGACAGCTACTATCAGGCGATCCGGACAGCGACGCCGGACAAGATCGAGGCCATCGACATGGGCCGCCGCGGCATCCATGACGAGGGATCGCGCACGCTCCAGGAACGGCTGAAGGGCAAGGTGCGGGTCGATTTCGAGACCTCGCGCCGGCTGTTCACCCTCATCACCGTCCTGCATTGGAAGGGCTAGGGCATGGCCCGGAAAAGTGTGCAGCGATTTTCCGACAAGGCCATGCCCTCTATCAAAAGAGGCTAAACGCGGATGGCTGCGCCCCCACGCGCACGCGATCCGCAATCGGTGCTGTTTGCCTGCGCGCTCAACAGTGTGCGCTCGCCGATGGCCGAAAGCCTGTTGCAGCACATGTTTCCGCACGGGCTCTACGTCAAATCCGCCGGCGCCAGGAAGGGCGAGCTCGATCCCTTCGCGGTTGCCGTGATGGCCGAGCTCGGGCAGGACATTTCCACCCACAAGCCGCAGACCTTCGAGGAACTGGAGGACTGGGAGGGACTGAATTTCGACCTCATCATCACGCTCTCGCCCGAGGCCCATCACAAGGCGCTGGAGCTGACGCGCACGCTCGCCGCCGATGTCGAATATTGGCCGACGCACGATCCGACCGGCACCGAAGGCAGCCGCGACCAGAAGCTGGCTGCCTATCGCGAGGTCTGCGACCAGCTCCTCCTGCGCATCCGCAAGCGGTTCGCGAAGGTCGGTGCGGCGAGTGGGTAAACACTCGTGCCCCGGACGCAACGCAGCGCGCTTCTCGCGATGCGCTGCAGAGCCGGGGCCCATCTGACCGCGAGCGCAAGCCCCTGGGTCCCGGCTCTGCGTCGCGTCATACGGGACGATGCTTCGCATCGCCCGGAATTGCCGCGCCGCGTCCGGGACACGAAGCTATCGTAACACCCGCGTCACAGACCGCAGGCACACGCATCTGAAGTCTTCTTCGAATCGCTTAAGTCCGGGTTCCCGGGTTGTGAAACCGGCCCCCTTCCGATAGGTTCCGCGCGCAATTCACCCCCTGCTTCGTCCCCCAAATCACCCGATGCTCGGCCGCCCAAAATTCGTTCTTGCCTCCGGTTCGCCACGGCGCCTGGCGCTGCTCAATCAGGCCGGCATCGAGCCCGATGCCTTGCGGCCGGCCGATGTCGACGAGACGCCGAGGCGGGGCGAGCTGCCACGCGCCTGCGCCAATCGCCTCGCCCGGGTCAAAGCCGATGCGGCACTCAAATCAGTGCAGCTCGACGACGAGCTGCGCGGCGCCTTCATCCTCTCGGCCGACACGGTGGTGGCTATCGGGCGCCGCATCCTGCCCAAGGCCAATCTCGTGGATGAGGCTGCACAATGCCTGCGGCTCTTGTCGGGCCGCAACCACCGCGTCTACACCGCGATTTGCCTGGTCACGCCGCGTGAGGCCTTCCGCCAGCGCCTGGTCGAGACCCGCGTTCGCTTCAAGCGCCTCTCCGAGGACGACATCCAGGCCTATATCGGCTCCGGCGAATGGCGCGGCAAAGCCGGCGGCTACGCTGTGCAGGGCATTGCCGGCTCCTTCGTGGTCAAGATGGTCGGCTCCTACTCCAACGTCGTCGGCCTACCGCTCTACGAAACCACCACGCTCTTGGGCGGCGAAGGCTTCCCCATCCGCTTCGGCTGGCTCAACGCCATCGGCGTCTGAGCCCCCTCCCACAAAAATCTCGAAAACAACCCCATGCAAAGGAGGGGGCCCGGCCTGACGGCCCCTTTGCGAAGCTCGAATTGAGGTCGAGCCACATCCCCCGGTACGCTCCATCCCCCCTTGCGGGGAGGCATCGGCGGCCTGCGGCGGCGGTCGCCAAGAGAGCGCCGATGCGGAGCATCGGCTATGGAGGCGTGCCGCGAGGCCCGCTGGCCGCCATCCTAGAACCACCTGCTGCGGTGCCCTTTACCTCGTATTAGACTGCCCCCCATCATGGACGACCAAGTCAAAAAGCCCGCCGGCCCGCTCAAGTCCTGCCCGATCTGCGGCAAGCCCCAGTCGCAGGCCACCCGCCCGTTCTGCTCCTCGCGCTGTCGCGACGTCGACCTCAACCGCTGGCTCAAAGGCGCCTACGTCATTCCCGGCCGCGACGATGAAGTCGATGACGTCGAATAGTTTAGTAATATCAAATGTTTAACTGAAATGAACGGAGCGTCTGGCGGAGCCCTCCCAACCCCGCCCCCAGCTTGTGCACAGCCGGGCCGCCCCGGCGAAGCCTTCAGGCGAAGCCGGGTGGACAGGCCGCCCCGAGCCCACTATAAACCGCCCGCTCGATGGGCCTTGGCCCCTCTCTTGGAGCACGCCCAGGTAGCTCAGTTGGTAGAGCATGCGACTGAAAATCGCAGTGTCGGTGGTTCGATTCCGCCCCTGGGCACCAGCCTTCGCTGCCAGCTACGGCTCGGCAGGCCCATCTCCGCTCTCGTAGCGAAGCGGCAAAGGCTGTCGCGCTGGAGCCTTGGCGGAGGCGGGATTAGCTCAGCAGGCTATCTCCACCCCAGCAACTTCCACGTGCGGCGAGATTCCTCGTCTCCGCGTCATCAAGTCTCGCTTCGTTCAACCCATCGTGTTGTACCCGTCAGTCCGCGGCTGATATGCTTCCTTGATCAGGACAGTAATTGCAGTCCGCAAGCAGACTTCGTGGCGATGTCGGCCTTCTGATCGGATATCGATCCCGCTCGCGCTTTTTTTGATGCTCAACGAATTTTAAAGAAATTCATTCGCGGCTGCCTCGTCCTCACAATGGGAGATGTGCCATGGCTGCATCGGACTGGCGTCTCGAAGGCGAGTGGATCAAGAATTGTACGTGCGCATTTGGCTGCCCCTGCGACTTCAACGCCCCGCCGACCCAGGGCTATTGCAAGGGCATGGTCGGCATGAGGATCAGCAAGGGACATTTCGACGGGACCAGGCTCGATGGCCTGTGTTTCGCAGCCACGGTCCATTTCCCCGGAGCGCTGCATGAAGGCAATGGCAAAATGCAGCCGATCATCGATGAGCGTGCAACGCCGGAACAGCGCCAGGCGCTGTTTGACATCTTCTCCGGCAAGCATTCCGCCGAGGGGACGCTGTTCCACATCCTCAGCCTGATCGTGACCACCATTCACGATCCCGTCTTTGCGCCGTTCGAATTTTCCTTCGACAAGGAGGGGCGCGTCGCCAAGCTCGTCGTCAAGGGCGTGCTGGAGACGGACGTCGAACCGATCAAGAACCCGGTAACCGGTGCGCCGCATCGCATTCAGGTGGTCGTGCCCGAGGGCTTCGAGCACCGGGCCGCCGAGGTCGCATCGGCCGACATCCGCTCGACAGGTGCGATCAAGTTCGAAACGAAGGGCACGCACAGCTCTCTCGCCAACGTCGTGCAGACGCCGGATGGCGTTGCCGCCTGATGGCCTGATTCGCCGTTCCGACTTGCCGCGCCGTCAGTGAGGGGCTCATGAACGGGCCAGGTGTGCTCGAATATAGCGTGCTCGAACAGGTGTTACGTCGCGATCGCCTGATCGTTGCGGTCGGGCTTGTCGCGGTGGTGGCGCTCGCCTGGGCCTATCTGGCTGTCGGCGCCGGCATGGATACCGAGATGATGGCCGACATGCCGGACATGGCGCCGATGCCATGGACGCCGGTCTATGCCGCGCTGCTGTTCGTCATGTGGTGGGTGATGATGATCGCAATGATGGTGCCGAGCGCGGCGCCCACCGTGCTGCTCTACGCGGCCATCAGGCGCAAGCGCGCGACAGCGCCGGGCACCGCGGCGGAAGCCTGGGTCTTTCTCGCGGGCTATCTCGCGATATGGGCCGGGTTCAGCCTCGTTGCGGTCATGGCACAATGGTCGCTCGAACATTTGGGGCTGTTGTCCATGGCAATGACAAGTACCAGCGCGGTGTTGGGCGGCGCCATTCTGATCGCCGCGGGGCTCTACCAGTTCACGCCGCTCAAGCGTGCCTGCCTTCGCTACTGTCAGAGCCCGCTGCTGTTCCTCAGCCAGAACTGGCGGCCAGGCACGATTGGGGCACTCGGCATGGGACTTCGCCACGGCGGCTATTGCGTCGGCTGCTGCTGGTTTCTGATGGCGTTACTGTTCGTCAGCGGCGTGATGAATCTTGTCTGGATCATCGGCATAGCCGTCTACGTCGCCTGCGAGAAACTGTTGCCGTTTGGTGGAAGGCTCAGCCATGCGGCCGGAGCGGCCCTCATCATATCAGGCGCGATTCTGCTCGCGCGCGCGACGTGATCTGCGTGACACGCATTGTTGTGCCGGTTACGGCGGTTGTTTTCGATGCCGAGGGGAGGGAGGTGATTGCACGAATTTGCGAGCGCGGATTTCCTTTCGAATTTCATCACGCGAAATCCACCTTTGTTGCAAGGAGTAGGTCAATGGCATCCAATCTCGAGATCGCAAAGAAGGGCTACGAGCTTTTTCAGCAGGGCGACATTGCAACGCTCGTCAACGACATGATGGCGGACGATTGTACCTGGATATCGCCCGGCCCGAGGGATAAATTGCCCTGGGCTGGCCAAGTCAGGGGAAAACAGGAGATTGCCGGCTTCTTCGCGAAGATCGCCGAGAACATCGAGTTCTCCGAGTTCGCGCCGCGCGAGATGATCGAGCAGGGCGACACCGTCGTTGTCCTGGGCTCGGCCTCCGGTCGGATGAAGAAGACGGGCAAGATCAGCAAGAATGAATGGGCTCACGTGCTGAAATACCGCCAGGGAAAGCTGGTGTTCTTTCAGGAGTATTACGACACGGCCACGGAAATCGCCGCGATGTCGTGACGACAGGCGTGAGGGTCGCGAAGGGCGGCGTCGCTTGCGTCCTTCATGCGACGCGCATTGTTGAGCCCTCTCCCCTTGCGGGAGAGGGCTGCTCCGCCATCAGCCACATTCTCGCCCGTCTCGCCAGTTACGCGGCCAGAGACACCCTCCCACAACAAGAAGAGCGGGGAGGAAGCGTGCCTCCATTCACATGATCGTCATGCGCGCGCTTGGCCACGCATCTATCCCCCTCCAAACGCGCATGCGCGTCGACCAATGGATTGCGCTACAGTGGGGCCCATCACGATACTGCCGAGATCGCCGGTCCCCGCGAGGCCCCCATGCTCCCCATTCCCGCCGACATCTTCACCGAGCCTGACGACGTCTCCCCCGACGGTCTCGCCAATCTCGGCCCGCTGCGCCCTCTCGCCGGGGTCTGGCAGGCGGACAAGGGCATCGACATCAACCCGAAGGCCGCTGGGCCGGAGCGGCGGACGTTCATCGAGCATATCCGGATGGACCCGATCGATCCGCAGGCCAACGGGCCGCAGCTGTTCTATGGGCTGCGCTATCACATCCACATCAACACGCCCGAGGAAGACATCACCTTCCACGACCAGGTCGGCTACTGGCTGTGGGAGCCGGCGACCGGACTGATCATGCAGACGCTGGCGATACCGCGCGGCCAGGTCTTGCTCGCATCGGGCAAGGCCTCGCCCGATGACAGAAAAATCTCCGTCACGGCGAAGCGCGGCGAGACGGCTTACGGGATCTGCTCGACCGGCTTTTTGGAACAAGCCTTCCGCACCGACAGTTACCGCTGCGACATCACGTTCAACGATGATGGAAGCTGGACCTATCTCATCCAGACCGAGCTTTTCGTCAGAGGCGCGCCGTTCAATCATCACGACACCAGCACGCTCAAGCTGGTGGCGCCGCCAAAGCTCAATCCGCTGGCGGTGATCCTGAACGATCGCGCCAAGAATGATCGCGCGACAGGCGATGAGCCGGCGGCTTGAGAGTATCCTGGAGATTTGCATGAAGCCTTACGTCATCTGCCTGATGGCCTCCAGCGTCGATGGCCGCGTGCATCACAGCCGCTGGCGTCCGAAGGGCGCGGGCTCGGAGTGGTTCGAGCGGATTCATGACGAACTCGGCGGCGATGCCTGGCTGATCGGCCGCGTTACCGGCTCGGAGTTTGCCAAGGGCAAGCCGTATCCCACGTCAACGAACGCGAAGGTCCCGCGCGAAAACTGGTTTGCGCGGCGCGATGCAAAAGCCTATGGCGTCGTGCTCGATGCGCACGGCAAGATCGGCTGGGGCCGCTCGGACATCGGCGGCGATCCCATCGTCGCGGTGCTGACCGAGCGCGTGTCGGATGCGCATCTGGCAGGGCTCCGCGGCGAGGGCGTGTCCTACATCTTCGCCGGCAAATCAGAGATCGATCTTGCGCTGACGCTCGACGTCCTCAATCGCGAACTCGGCGTGAAGCGGCTGCTGCTGGAAGGCGGCGGCGCTGCCAATGGCGCATTTTTGCGCGCGGGCCTGATCGACGAGCTGAACCTGATCCTCTGTCCGGCGGTGGACGGCGCCAGGGGCGCGCCGATCGTGTTCGACTCGATTGAGGCCGAGAGCGAGCAGCGTGCGCCCGTCACCGCGATGACGCTCGAGAGCACGCGGCCGCTCGGTGGCGGCGTACTGCTGCTGCGTTATCTCCTCCAGAACGATCCGAACGCCGCAGGCCAATAAAGCAACGGCATGTCGCGAAAGTCCTCCCACATCATCATCGTCGGCGCCGGCGCGGCCGGCCTCATGGCGGCGCGCGAGCTCGCCCGTGCCCGTCGGCGTGTGACGATCCTGGAGGCGCGCGACCGCTGCGGCGGGCGCATCCATCCGCTTCCCGCTGCCGAGTTCGGGTATGAAGCGGCCGGCGGCGCCGAGTTCGTCCATGGCGAGGCGCCGGTCACGCGCGCACTGCTCGCCGACGCCGGACTTTCGCTTGAGCCGATCGAAGGGACGCAATGGAGCTTTGAGGGCGGAAAGCTTTCGCGCGAGGCGCGCCACGATCCGCACGAGGCCGAGCTTCACCGGGCGCTAAAGGCGTTGAAGCACGACCTGACCGTCGCCGAATTTTTGCACCGGTATTTTGCAGGCAGCCAATACGAGTCGCTGCGTCAGTCCATCACGCGGGTGGTGGTAGGTTACGACGCCGCCGATCCCGCGCGCGCCAGCACGCTGGCGCTGCGCGAGGAATGGATGGTGGACGTCGGACGGCATACACAGGCGCGCATCGTCGGCGGCTATGGCGCCCTCATCGAACATTTGGAGGCGGAGTGCCGCGCCCGCGACGTCACCATTCGTCTTGGCTCGGTCGTATCGGGGATCGAGGAGGCCGATGCCGGCGTCGTCATCCATTGCGCCAACGGCGAGGTGCATCGCAGCGACGCCGTCGTCCTCACCGTGCCGCTGCCGCTGCTCAAGGAGATCGCGCTGCCGTGCGCTGCCCGCGAGAAGGCCGCGGCCGCGGCGGATATTGGTTTCGGCAACGTCATCAAGATCCTGCTGCGTTTCGAGCGGCGCTGGTGGCTCGATCGGCAGGCGGATCTCTCTGACCTGACCTTCCTGCTCTCGGATGAAAAAATCCCGGTGTGGTGGACGCAGCATCCGGCGGAGCACGTCGTGCTCACCGGCTGGTTCGGCGGCCCGCAGACGGCCAGCCTTGCCAGCCTCACCGAGCCGGAGCTGATCCGGACCGGTCTTGCTTCTTTGGCTGGCATCTTCGGCCTTTCGCCTGATGATCTGGCGCAAAAGCTCGTCGCTGCTCGCGCGATCAACTGGGCCCACGATCCCTTTGCGCGCGGCGCCTATTCCTGGGCCAAGCCGCAAACGCGGGATGCGCAGGCGATGCTCGCAAGCGCGGATGGCACGGCCGTGCTGTTCTCCGGCGAAGCCCTCTACCGTGGCCGCGACATGGGCACCGTCGAGGCCGCGCTGGCGAGCGGGCAGGAGACGGCGCGGATCATCCTCCGCAAATAGGTCGGGGCTATAACATGCAGCCCTGTCGTGAACTCGGCCTCATGGTTCGAGACGCGCCGCAAAGCTGCGCTGCTCGCCATGAGGATCGGGGATTTCGCCGCGAAACAAGACTTCATCCCGAGGAGCCCGCCAAAGGCGGGCGTCTCGAAGGATGGGCCGCAAGGAAACCGATTCGCAGCCGCGCTTAGCTCGCCATCCACGCTATGGCCCGTCGGATCGCCAAGCCGACCGCCACCGCAAGCAGCACACTGCCGAGGCCTCGATCACGCGCGCGACTTTCGGACGTATTGCAGAACAAAGCAACCGCGTTGCTGCTGCCAAAATCTGGCACTTGGGGTGATAGGTCTTGCGTCATCCCCGCACCATGGCCGGGGCGATAGCGGAGGATGGAGGATGACGAAGAGCTGGATCGCGGTGGCTTCCGCCCGGCACGTCCGGATCGGACGTGCGCACGGCTTCATGCAGGTCTGTCACGGCAAGGGCGCACCCCTGCGGCGGATCTCGCCGGGCGATCACGTCGCCTACTACTCGCCGACCGAAACCTTCGGCGGCAGCGATCGGCTCCAGGCCTTTACCGCGATCGGTGTGGTCAAGCCGGGCGTGCCTTACCAGGCCGACATGGGCGGCGGCTTCCACCCGTTCCGCCGCGATGTGGCGTGGACTGAGGCTGCCGAGGTGCCGATCCGGCCGCTGCTGATGAGCCTCGCCTTCACGCGCGACAATCCGAACTGGGGCTACATGCTGCGTCTCGGCTTGTTCGAGATTTTGGACGAGGACATGGAGCTGATCCGCCATGTGGCGACGTCCAGCCGGCCGCTGCTGCTGGCTTGAACGCGCCGACGCATGCGATGCGTAGATCGGGCAGCCCAAACAAAAAACCCGCATTGCGGCGGGCTTTTCTTCTCACCAGCGGTAGCCGCCGTAATAGCCGTGTGGCCTGCCGTGGTAGCCATGCGGCCGCGGATTGTAACCGTAGCTCCGGTAATACGGGCGATAATGCCCATGAGGCCGCCAATGATGGCGCGGGCCATGCCACTGATGATGCCAGCCTTGCGCGCTGATGTCGGTCGGCTGGCTGGCCTGCATGTGTGGCCTTGCCGCGCCCTTGTCGGCGGCGTTCGCCGCGGATGAACCAGCGACCGCCGCAGCGGCAACAGCTATCGCCGCAAAGAGACTCTTCATTCCGTCACTCACTCCAATTGATGTGTGCGGCGATAACGGGATGAGTCACGCGTGCGTTCCGGCGACAAAGTGCCGCCTTGCCCGGTGCCTTGCCGGCGTAGAATCGCCGCAAAGCTTAAAGTGCGGCATCACGGATGCGGATCAGGAAAGCCGTGCCGCTCGGTGAGCGCGGCCAAGATCTTGTCCTTGTCGGCGACGAACGCGCGCCCTTTGTGGCTGCCAGTCTGATGCGGCGACGTCGCGCCGTCAGCGAGCACAAGCAGCGGCAGCCATTGATTCGTTTCGCCCACGAGGTCGATGACGGCCTGCCGCGGCCGCGCCCAGGCGATGCGCACGACGTCGATCTCGTTGGCAAGATCGGGAAACGAGGCCAGCACGCCCTCGATCAGCGCGCAGTGCCAGCAATAGAAGCTTTGGCCTGGATAGGCAGGGTCGGCAAAGCCAGGGCGGACCAGAAACAAACGATCGCGCGTCATGGGGATCAGGTCTTCCTGCCGAACCCTAGGGATAGTTCAGCAAGAAAGCCCAACCTTCAGGAAGTCAAGGACTGAACGCATTGCCCGCCAGCCGCGACAGATGCACGATTGTTTCGTCACGAGTCCGGCCAAAGAATACTGTCATGAAACGCGCTGCCATCGTCTGCCTCACCTCGCTGCTTGCCCTTCACGCAGGCGCGGCGTCCGCGAAGTCGATCACCTGCTCCTACCCGGCAGACCAGGAGCTGACGTTCGAGGTGCCAAAAAAGCAGGGTGGCCTGCCGCCGATCGACTTCGACTACCCGTCAAAAGTCACGCTGTTCAGCTTCCGCGATGACAATCTCCTGGTCGTTGCCATGGACGAATCGGACAAGAGCCGCGTCCGGGTGGTGATCTCGGCGCAGCGCGACAAGGCCAAAGGCATCTACGCCGGGCAGATCGTGACCGACCTCGGCGGCAACCAGCTCATGCTCGATAACGGCCCGGTCACCTGCAAGGTGAAGGGATAACGGCGAGGGCCATCATGCTGCCGATTGCATTCTTGGGCCCGGCCATGGCGCTTCGCGCCTCTCCCCATCGGGCGGGCATGCGAAGAGGTTACTTGAACGGATCCTGGATCGACGGCGAGGACTGCCGGACGCGGCGCACGCTCACCGGCGTGCCGTCGGAGACGAACAGCAGTTCGTACCTGCGGCCTTCGCTGTCGGTCGCGGTGCAGGTGATGTTCGAGACCTGCCGGGCGGCGAAATTGCCGGTCTGGCGGCAGACGCCGGTGGAGGTCTGCTCGGCCGGGACCGGCAGGCCGTCGACCCGGGGCCGGTCCTTGGAATTGAGCAGCATGCGGTCGATCGGCAGCTCATAGGAATTGTCGTCCGCGCGCTTGCCGTTCTCGCCCGAGAACGAGACGACGTGGCTGTCATCAGTGGGGTCGTCGACCGCGACCGCGAAATTGACCCGGCCCTTGTCGCCATGGGCGTAGGCCACCGTCTTGCAGG
This genomic interval from Bradyrhizobium sp. CB82 contains the following:
- the hisD gene encoding histidinol dehydrogenase, whose amino-acid sequence is MPIRLDRSSADFDQRFAAFLAAKREVSADVEAAARAIVDDVARRGDAALIEATRKFDRLELDAASLRVSAAEIEAAAKACDAATLDALKLARDRIETYHARQLPKDERFTDPLGVELGWRYSAIESAGLYVPGGTAAYPSSVLMNAVPAKVAGVARLVMVVPAPDGKLNPLVLAAAHIGGVSEIYRVGGAQAVAALAYGTATIAPVAKIVGPGNAYVAAAKRLVFGKVGIDMIAGPSEVLVIADDTGNADWIAADLLAQAEHDASAQSILITDSARLAADVEKAVNAQLKTLPRAAIAGASWADFGAIITVKNLSDAIPLADAIAAEHLEIMTTDPDALAGQIRNAGAVFLGAHTPEAIGDYVGGSNHVLPTARSARFSSGLSVHDFMKRTSILKCGPDQLRALGPAAITLGKAEGLDAHARSVGLRLNLS
- a CDS encoding UPF0262 family protein, which codes for MNKPAQDDTQNRIVGVTLDEESIGRSGPDIEHERAIAIYDLIEQNLFAPEGADGEGPFTLHIGITGNRLMFDIRREDGTPVVAHLLSLTPFRRIVKDYFMICDSYYQAIRTATPDKIEAIDMGRRGIHDEGSRTLQERLKGKVRVDFETSRRLFTLITVLHWKG
- a CDS encoding low molecular weight phosphatase family protein; protein product: MAAPPRARDPQSVLFACALNSVRSPMAESLLQHMFPHGLYVKSAGARKGELDPFAVAVMAELGQDISTHKPQTFEELEDWEGLNFDLIITLSPEAHHKALELTRTLAADVEYWPTHDPTGTEGSRDQKLAAYREVCDQLLLRIRKRFAKVGAASG
- a CDS encoding Maf-like protein, whose protein sequence is MLGRPKFVLASGSPRRLALLNQAGIEPDALRPADVDETPRRGELPRACANRLARVKADAALKSVQLDDELRGAFILSADTVVAIGRRILPKANLVDEAAQCLRLLSGRNHRVYTAICLVTPREAFRQRLVETRVRFKRLSEDDIQAYIGSGEWRGKAGGYAVQGIAGSFVVKMVGSYSNVVGLPLYETTTLLGGEGFPIRFGWLNAIGV
- the yacG gene encoding DNA gyrase inhibitor YacG; this translates as MDDQVKKPAGPLKSCPICGKPQSQATRPFCSSRCRDVDLNRWLKGAYVIPGRDDEVDDVE
- a CDS encoding DUF1326 domain-containing protein; the encoded protein is MAASDWRLEGEWIKNCTCAFGCPCDFNAPPTQGYCKGMVGMRISKGHFDGTRLDGLCFAATVHFPGALHEGNGKMQPIIDERATPEQRQALFDIFSGKHSAEGTLFHILSLIVTTIHDPVFAPFEFSFDKEGRVAKLVVKGVLETDVEPIKNPVTGAPHRIQVVVPEGFEHRAAEVASADIRSTGAIKFETKGTHSSLANVVQTPDGVAA
- a CDS encoding DUF2182 domain-containing protein, which codes for MNGPGVLEYSVLEQVLRRDRLIVAVGLVAVVALAWAYLAVGAGMDTEMMADMPDMAPMPWTPVYAALLFVMWWVMMIAMMVPSAAPTVLLYAAIRRKRATAPGTAAEAWVFLAGYLAIWAGFSLVAVMAQWSLEHLGLLSMAMTSTSAVLGGAILIAAGLYQFTPLKRACLRYCQSPLLFLSQNWRPGTIGALGMGLRHGGYCVGCCWFLMALLFVSGVMNLVWIIGIAVYVACEKLLPFGGRLSHAAGAALIISGAILLARAT
- a CDS encoding nuclear transport factor 2 family protein, whose protein sequence is MASNLEIAKKGYELFQQGDIATLVNDMMADDCTWISPGPRDKLPWAGQVRGKQEIAGFFAKIAENIEFSEFAPREMIEQGDTVVVLGSASGRMKKTGKISKNEWAHVLKYRQGKLVFFQEYYDTATEIAAMS
- a CDS encoding heme-binding beta-barrel domain-containing protein; translated protein: MLPIPADIFTEPDDVSPDGLANLGPLRPLAGVWQADKGIDINPKAAGPERRTFIEHIRMDPIDPQANGPQLFYGLRYHIHINTPEEDITFHDQVGYWLWEPATGLIMQTLAIPRGQVLLASGKASPDDRKISVTAKRGETAYGICSTGFLEQAFRTDSYRCDITFNDDGSWTYLIQTELFVRGAPFNHHDTSTLKLVAPPKLNPLAVILNDRAKNDRATGDEPAA
- a CDS encoding dihydrofolate reductase family protein, which encodes MKPYVICLMASSVDGRVHHSRWRPKGAGSEWFERIHDELGGDAWLIGRVTGSEFAKGKPYPTSTNAKVPRENWFARRDAKAYGVVLDAHGKIGWGRSDIGGDPIVAVLTERVSDAHLAGLRGEGVSYIFAGKSEIDLALTLDVLNRELGVKRLLLEGGGAANGAFLRAGLIDELNLILCPAVDGARGAPIVFDSIEAESEQRAPVTAMTLESTRPLGGGVLLLRYLLQNDPNAAGQ
- a CDS encoding NAD(P)/FAD-dependent oxidoreductase, with product MSRKSSHIIIVGAGAAGLMAARELARARRRVTILEARDRCGGRIHPLPAAEFGYEAAGGAEFVHGEAPVTRALLADAGLSLEPIEGTQWSFEGGKLSREARHDPHEAELHRALKALKHDLTVAEFLHRYFAGSQYESLRQSITRVVVGYDAADPARASTLALREEWMVDVGRHTQARIVGGYGALIEHLEAECRARDVTIRLGSVVSGIEEADAGVVIHCANGEVHRSDAVVLTVPLPLLKEIALPCAAREKAAAAADIGFGNVIKILLRFERRWWLDRQADLSDLTFLLSDEKIPVWWTQHPAEHVVLTGWFGGPQTASLASLTEPELIRTGLASLAGIFGLSPDDLAQKLVAARAINWAHDPFARGAYSWAKPQTRDAQAMLASADGTAVLFSGEALYRGRDMGTVEAALASGQETARIILRK
- a CDS encoding EVE domain-containing protein, with the translated sequence MTKSWIAVASARHVRIGRAHGFMQVCHGKGAPLRRISPGDHVAYYSPTETFGGSDRLQAFTAIGVVKPGVPYQADMGGGFHPFRRDVAWTEAAEVPIRPLLMSLAFTRDNPNWGYMLRLGLFEILDEDMELIRHVATSSRPLLLA
- a CDS encoding DUF3088 domain-containing protein: MTRDRLFLVRPGFADPAYPGQSFYCWHCALIEGVLASFPDLANEIDVVRIAWARPRQAVIDLVGETNQWLPLLVLADGATSPHQTGSHKGRAFVADKDKILAALTERHGFPDPHP